CGTAGGCGATCGACATCGTCGGCTTCCGTAAAGATCGATTCGCCTAATGCACGGGCAGTATAGCCTCCTTCGGGTGCATCTTCGATGAGAAATACGATTTCGGTTGTCATGTGCGATCGCGCTTTTATCAACAAGTTACTTATACAAGTTTGGCAAGTCTTG
This Cyanobacteria bacterium FACHB-DQ100 DNA region includes the following protein-coding sequences:
- a CDS encoding 2-oxoisovalerate dehydrogenase, with product MTTEIVFLIEDAPEGGYTARALGESIFTEADDVDRLREEIRDAVRCHFPDEQDRPKLIRLHFVRDEVIAS